The genomic segment ACCAAAAGGTGAAGTCCCGTACATCATTAAAAACGAGTGGCGAAACGGTTCACGCACAATTTATTGGTACGAGGGGGATAATTCTAGCGCCATAGTCGCCCAAATCTCGGCAGCGTTGATGCTTGGAGAAAAAGTTATGGTTGCCAGCGACAGTAAGCGTTTCATCAAAAAACTCGACAAATCCTTTACTATCAAGTACGAAGAATCTAACTCCGAAAAATCACATACACAAAAAAAATGTCGTATCTGGTCGGTTCACTCTGACAATTCTGGCAGTGATGAGAATGTCGCTTTCATTAAAGATATCACCAACGCCGTCAAAAACTTTGATGCCTTGTTCACCTCTCCCAGTCTCGGTACTGGTGTTGATATTTCTGAGTATCATTTTGACCTAGTATTTGGTGTCTTTCACGGCGTTTCCCAAACTGCTACTGAATGCGCCCAGCAGTTGTACCGCTATCGCCCGAAAGTCCCGTTTCATATTTGGGTGGCCCCGCGTCCTCCCTTTGGTTACAAGGATACTAACGCATCCAAGATTAAAGAGCGCTTGCTCCAAACCAATGAAATGACCGCTTTTCTGTTGCGAATTGACAGAGAAACGGGTAAGCGGGGAGCGGAGAAAGATTGGGCGCTTGAGGCTTACTGCCAAATTATGGCTAACCGCCACTATTCTCTGAATAATTTGCGCGATGACTTGCGATCGCTTCTCACAGAAATGGGCAATACATTTATATATGTGGGCAGTGATTCAGATCCTCAATCTCTTGAAAGTCTTAAAGCAGCAGCACAAGCTTTGGATCGTGCCCACAATTCGGCTGTTGCCAAGGCCAAGAATATTACTTTGAGCGAGTACCGTGCCCGTCAGAGCAAAGATTACCTTGACCCTAGCGAAATTTTTGAATGCGAAAAATTCCGCATTTCTGATTCTTACGGCATCGAAGTAACCGAATCACTCGTAGAAATGGATAAAGGTGGTCGCTTAATTAGAGCGATCGCCGGACTTGAGGCCATTTTAGCCCCACCCGAAGAATCGTTTACTGACCCCAAAACCGGGCAAAATTATCCTACACCACCAACAATTGTCACCCAAAAAGACCGCAATGAGCGGGACAATTTACCTTTGTGCATCGACTGGGGCAATTACTCGGCACGCTGGCTGGCTAGATTTAACCTGGGACTGCATCAAATTCTCACTTCTTTAGTTGCAGGTGAGGAAGTTACTGCCGACGATTCCACCTTACTCAAGATGAGGGAGATCGCTATACATTGTGCTGCTCACGTCAAAGCAATTCTTGGGTTTACTATTCCCAGTGACTGTAAGCCTATTTGGTTGCTAGGAACTCTTATAGAACAGCTGGGGCTAAAGTTGACCTTCCGTAAACAGGGTAAACGGGGGCAACAGGTGAAACTTTTCTCTTTATCTAAAGAGGAATTAGAATTTGCAATGCATGTAATTGCTCATCGTGAAACGAAGCGTAATCAAAAAGAAAATCGAACCTATTATGCGACCCAAACCCCTGCTGCGTATAGTGTAAACCCCAATCAGCAGCCCGTATCCACCCCCCCCCCTAATGCTATAGGGAACTCCCATTGCCAGGGGGAGGATACTACCGAATTTGAGTCGCCTCCGACCGATCGCACTACCTTACTCCACTGCGTAGAAATACTTCGCTCTGGTATTTCTCGTGGAGTTGAGGCAATTAAAGGCATTCTCAAGCGATGGCAGAGTCATTTGCGTTGGGAGACGGTGCTGGAACTTGAAGCGATCGCGGCAAATGAACTGCGACTTGTGGAATCTCTTGTCCCGGAATTTTATGAATGGCTCTTGGAAGAAGTGTTGCCTATGGAGGGGGCTGGCTAGGGAAAAACCCCTTTGGCATTTGAAAGCAGTTTTTCTGCTTAGTTTCCAGTAGCAATCGATGCCACTGGTTCTTATTTGTGCTGCATTCTCACTGGTTAAAATCTTAGAGTTTGTGTAAATGTCAAAGATCCATCAAGTTCAAAGCGCTACTGTCATTAGGTCTAGCTTTGAGATAGCGATCGGTGATGGCTAAATTGGCATGACCCAAAGTTTCTTTCACCAATACAGGATTAGTCCCGCGCTCAATAGCGTGAGAACCGTGGGCATGACGTAACCAGTGAGCAGAAACCAGTTCGCTTAATCCAGCTTCTTGTGCAATTGCTTTGACAATCGGGTGCAAGTTTTGACGGTCGAGATGTCCCCCTTTTTGACTTCGGAACACTGCGTCTGTAGATAAAGCTTGACCTTTGAACTCCATTAGTTCCGCCCACAGCTTCGGCTTAATGAGAATTGTGCGATTTTTGCTCCCCTTGGCTTTTCGCACGTACACTTGACCACTCTCACCACGGGGTGTCAAATCTCCCCAAGTCAGATCACAGATTTCACTTGCCCGTAAGCCTGCCTGATACAGGAGTTTGATAATTAACAAATTACGTAGGGCTGTGTACTGGCGCTTAGGAGTTTTAGCATCAGCTAAATGCTTAGAAGCTGCCCGTATCAACAATTTAATATCAGCTTCGTCTAAATAGCGTTCGTTGATTACATCTGGCAATTCACCCAGTTTTAGTGCCATACCTACATTAAAAGGGAGATATCCAATTTTATGAGCGAAACTAATCAAGCTTTTAGCACAAGCTATGTATATCCGCTTTGTGCTTTCGGCATTGCCCCCAAAAGAACTAGCGTATTCTACCAAGTCTTCATAAGTCACTTTTTTGAGCGGCTTGTCCAGAAAATCCAGAAATCGCCTAGTGTATCGCTGGTAAGCCCGAATAGAAGACGACGCTTTTCCCTCCAGCCACAGCGCAATCAACTTCGCCTCCGCCTGCGCTACTGGCAAGGAAGCGATCGCCTTTCTATGCGCTGTTATATGGACAAGAGAGAGCGTCATTTTTATTACTCCCTTAAAAATCAGACACAATCATAGTTTCGTCTGGTTTTATAGTGTCTGATTTTTATTGTCCTTTAAAATGGGCGTTTCAACTCACTCTCAAGCGAATGAAAATTTCTCGATTTTTGCGTATAGTACACCTCTAATACTGAGGAGCGTGACAAACACAATACTGTTATGCAATTGTTCAGCAGGGTATTTATTTTGAAAAGCCTAAAAGTAGGTGAAAAAAATAAACTAAAAATGACTTTATAGTTAATAAATGATATAAGAGGTCAAAGAGCGTCCTCCAAAGTTTATTTACGCCGCAGTGTACTGCTTTTTCAGCGCTATCACGCCATAAAACTATAGAGTCATTTTTAGTTTATTTTTTGAGAGTGGTTTGATTGCTTTGTGTTTAAGACACTTTTTTCTAGAACTGCAAACGGGAGCTAGAGAAGTAGTTTCTCAAGAATTGCCAAGGCACTTACCAGTAATGAAATGCCCCGCCGTCGCTTACCAGACACGGGGCGAAAGCACAGCTAGTAGTCTGCCAACCCCAAAATGCTAAGTGAGGACTGGGGAAAGGGAAAAGGGTAAGGGATTTAAAACCTTTACCCATTCCCCCTTCCCCTTTACCCCGCTTTCGTGACGAAAGCGACCTACTAGCTACCAGATTTCTCACTCTTGATTGAGAGCAACAACCGCAAGCCGGGTGAAATTGTTAAGTTGAACATTTCTAAATTGCAATCGTCGGGTGCAAAAAAGCGCTTTCCAACCGCTGCTGTAATCGTGTATATCGCAGTTGGCCGTCACTAGAACGCAAAGCCTTGGATATCGCTTTCTTGGAACCAACGACAATCGCTAACTGCTTGGCACAAGTTAATGCTGTGTACAACTGTTTACGAGACAACATCATATAAGGCTGCGTATAAATTGGCAGAATTACTACCGGATATTCTGAACCCTGGCTTTGATGAATGGTGAAGCTCCAGGCGAGGGCAATTTGATTTAAGTCTGCTCTGGTTCTAACGACAGTATGCTTACCATACTGTACAGTAACTTCCATCTCTTCAGGATCAATGGCCTTGATAATTCCGAAGTCGCCATTAAACAGTTCGTGATTATAATCATTAGTCAGTTGAATGATCCGATCGCCTTCTCGTAATAAATTCCCCCCCCTGGTAATCTCTACTTTGTCGGGACTGGGCGGATTAATCAACTGCTGCAATACGGTATTGAGGTTACGAGTCCCAAGCAAACCGCGCGAGGTGGGGCAAAGCACTTGCACATCAGTAGCTAGATTGTAACCCAGGCGGGGAATCAAGTCTGTAATGATTTCGGATATTGCTTTAACACCATGTTTGGGGTGATGACCGCCGCCGTGCCACAGACATTCAGACACGGGATTATCGGAAATCAGTTCAATTGTGGGAAACTGGCTTCGGTTAATTTGGTGAGCAGCGGTGATAATTGCGCTCTGTTGGGCTTGCCTAAATACCTTGGTCAACCGCACCACCGGAACGTGACCAGAATTAATCAAGTCAGCAAGGATTTGACCGGGCCCGACAGAGGGTAACTGGTCAATGTCACCCACTAGCAGTAGTTGGGAACCGTATTGTATCGCCTTTACCAAAGAAGATGCCAGAAACAAATCGAGCATACTAGCTTCTAGCGCGACAATTGCGGTATGGGGTAAAGGGTTTTGATTATCGCGTAAGAAGCCCATTGTCTTTGGGTCAAATTCCAACAAGCAGTGTATCGTCTTGGCTTCGAGTTGTGTGATTTGACTCAGGCGTTGAGCAGCGCGTCCAGTTGGCGCAGCTAAGGCGATAGATTTGCCCATTGCTTTCCACAGAGAGACTATGGTCTGGGTGGTGAAAGTTTTACCGCAACCGGGGCCACCAGTAAGAATCATTACCTTTGAATATGCAGCCATTTCTACCGCTAGCCGTTGCTGTGGTGAAAGTTTGATTTTATGACTCTTGGTGAAGCGCTCAATCCAGGCGCGAACAGGAGGCATATCTTGTGCAACTGGTTGGCAAAATCTAGATTGTATTAATTGAGCAAGGTTCTGTTCGGTGTGAAAGTAGGTTGGTAGATAACATAGCAGGGTTTGGTCTGAGCTTTTCTCGCGGATTAAGTCATCCTTGAGTGCCATGTCTTTGATAATATCAGCGAGGGCATCTTCTTCGGGTGTGTGATCTGCTGTAGTCAGCAGTTTGATCACATTCTCAATGAGTTTTGGCTGGGGTAAATAGCAATGCCCATCGGCAGCAGCTTCGTTCAAAACATGAATTAAACCAGCACGGTAACGGAACTGACTATCAGGCGCAACTCCTAAATAAAAGGCAATTTTATCAGCTCTCAGAAAACCAATACCGTAGATGTCAGCAGCTAACTGGTAGGGATTGCTGGTGAGAGTAGCGAGTGCTTCATCCTTGTACTGCCTGTAAATTTTGACTGTATAAGTAGTAGAAATGCCATGACTGTGGAGAAATAGCATTAAATAGATGTAAGAGATGTAAGAAAATAAAATAAAAATAAGTTGATAGCTAAATAAAGAGATTTTGAATTGAAGCAGGGACTTGATATTTGGGTTATGCCATCGGCGACGGCGACCCGGACGCGAACAATCCCACAAACTATCGAGTTTGCCCCAGTACCAGCGATGAATTGTGTCGCGTACAGTCTGTGGATGCCATTTTAAATATTGTGCGATCTTTAGCACTGTCCATCCTGCTGCTGATAAGCGTAGTACAGTGGCACGACTTTGAGTTCTTGGTGGTATACCTTTTGCTTGAGTGAGTGCTAGTAGGGCTTGATCTTCTATTGGTGACAGGTCAACTTTTAAAGGCGCTGGCATCTTGATCAGGGGTAAAAATATTTACGACTAAAAGAGATTATCCCAACTTGATGTGCCATTTTACTTTATCGAATTCTATTTACGAAGATGCTCCCTAATGGGCGAAGGAACTTTAGGTGATTGCGAGTTAGTTTATGATGTCGTAAATTACACAGTTAAAAATGCAAGTTTAACATGGAATGAAGTTCCTGTACTGTATCATGATACTTATCTAGGTAAAAAAATAAGTTGATGGTAGGTTCATTTAGCCTATTTACCTAGATGAGTATAATGCAGAAAGTTTTACTGCATAGCGGTGCCTACAGTAATTAGAATTGCGTAAACTAAAGTGTTTTAGATTACAAAGATACAGTTATACAGAGGGCATAAGGGAAGGCACAGACATCGTTTGGTATGGTGGTCTGCAAATTCCCGCTCCTTTTAACACCCTCGATCTTGGCTCATATAAAGGATTAGTTTTTGAGAATAATAATTAAGTTTTTGCCGACCAATGGTCGGCAAATTGCGATTTTCATAGAGCGATCAGCTACGCTCTTGCGGTTACGCCATCCCTTAGTATAAGCATGAAGTAATCAATGACTGCAAAACTTAAGTATAAAAAACTACAAGATTTTGCTAAATAACTGATGTGCGTGAGCAAAACTATTTACTGGCTGAATTAACTTAGAAACGGCGATCGCTGTTGACTGCGCTGCTCACATCAAAAATTTTGGGTTTCACTGTTCCTTCTGACCCCAAACCGATTTGGCTGTTGGGGTTGTTGTTAGACCAACTGGGGTTAAAGTTAACTTACCGCTTGCAGGGGACAAGGGGTCAACAAGTTAAATTGTTTTCTTTATCTAAGAAAGAATAAGACAATACTTGCGTTGGTTGGTTGTGGTGGAGATGGAGGAAGTTGCCGCGACTGAACTGCGATCTAAGGAAGCGACTGTGCCTGATGTTTACGATTGCGTCTTCTTCCATTCGTCTAATGTTAAGCAAGTTTCCCCAGTGGGTATTAATCCTGTGGTTGCTGACACACCAAAATTTTTCAGCGCATAATTTTCTACTTCTGCGTCCTTGAAGGCAAGTTCTACTACTGTTTGTTTTTCCTGCTTTGACAGAGCTTCAATCTTTACGTTTGCTGCGGTAGGAACAGGATTCGTTTTATCTCTGGTGAAATTTTTTACATTATAAAATTGCTCTTGTCCTGGTTTACCTGAGTTCAAGCATCCTTTAGACTTGACAAACAATCCTGTAGCCCAATAGCTATTAACAAAGTGTTGCTTATTAACAAACTGCACCCCATTAGCTGCCCAGACGTAAACGGGATCAACATATCCTTTAGTTTTGGGAATTTTAGTTTCGCTACATCTTACTCCATCCCGAAGACGACTTCTATAATCTCCGCATACCTTCCAAGTTATTCTATATAAGTTAGGTGTCTCTTCTACATATTGCCTTATTTGCTCCTGTACTTCCTTATCTTTTTGGCTTTGCTCATCAGTTGCCGCCGCATAAGCCGGTTTTAAGTCATTCTCTGCCTGAGCAACCAAGTCTCTTTCAGACTGGCAAGCTCCTAAGCATAGTGCTACACCTATTGAAACAAGTGCTGTAAATATTTTTCTTGTACTCATAAATACTCCAACAAATGATGCGTGAAAATTGTAAGAATTCAGCACCCAGAAGTCAGAAGCCAGAATTTAAAAGCAATGAGCGTATAACTCTTCTATTGATTGAAAAGAATTCACTCTTCTGCAACATTCTGGCTCCTGACTCCTGAATTCTGACTCCTGACTGAAAATTAATTCCCAATTTCCTTGCTTGACCAAATATCTACTTCTAACAAATGCTGAATTACAAGCTGCAAGTATTATACATATTTGTTCTATACATGCACTCAAGTTTTAACAGTTTTTAGTGATGATGCAAAACATGGTGAGGTATCGAAGGTAAAGTTAAACTCAAGTCGCAAGTGACTTTTTCGCAGTCGCAAGTAAGTTTTGTAACGGGGATTTAGAAAGAGCCACAAAACTTGCGGCTTGATAGAAGCCGGGGACTTAAACTGAACCGTTTGAAAGTTCTTCACTTGCGACTTGCAACTTGCGACTTGCGACTTTGTTAAATTTATGGAGAGTAGGGATACTTAAACAAGTCGGAAGTCGGAAGTCGGAATGGGCTAACGCCCCGCTCCGCTAACGGAAGTACAGTTTTGTAACGGGGATTTTAATTAGGCTCTTAACTTAAACCCCCAAACTTTATTAAAGCTAATTTTGACGTTTTACATCATAAAAATAGTCAATAGTCAATCCCCCATATTTGGCACTTACTGAAGATGTTGCACAAAGATTTATACTAATTAATGATTAAGTGATGTGAGTATATCAAGCACAAAGACTGATAATACAAGAAAGAGATTTTTATCTACGTAGATGATTGCTGTTAGAAATGTTTATACAGTACTACAGTTCTGTTTTTTTCCGTACCAGGGTACGTGGATTTTGGGGTTGACTTATTTAAGAATGTGCCTATCCCTCAAGACATCGTTCAGGAGAACGAAAGCAGATGCGTACTGACTACGGATACCCAGATTTTGCTGCTTCAGCAACAGGAACACTTTTACCTGAGGAGAAGAATGACAGGGCAAAAAAAGGCACACTCACACTGATGGGTGTGACTGGTGTGTTGATGATAGCAGAGATGTCCGTCCACAATATATTGATGGGTGGATTTATGATTGCGTCTGCCATCGTGATTGCCTTGCCGAAACAGTCACAAGCATTATTTACTAACTTCGATAAACTACAAAGTAAGTATGGAATTAATCTCTATGCAGTGTTATTTGCGCTGTTAGCAGTAATTTGCCTAATTGATTTTGCGGCGGCTCCAGCTAATGCTCAGTTCTTCAATAATGCTCAAACTTGGATGACCACCACTTTTGGTAATGCCGGCAATGGACAAACAGCAGCAGTTATCGCGCTTTTTTTCAATGTATTAAGAGCTTTATTCCTATTATATGTTGGGATCAGTCTAGTTCGGATTATTCAATCTGCCCGGAATGATGAAGACTGGCAGACGCTAGCAAGAACTCCATTAATTATAGTTATGGCAGTTTTTGTTGGAGATTTAATTACTGGTTTGATTGTTCAGGTTTAGTAAGAAAGCTTTTTAAGTTATCAGTTATTGATAAATACGTATTTGAATTAATAGCTGATAACTTTTATGTAGAAAGGCAGAGGGCAGAAGGCAGGAGGCAGAAGGAATAGTGTTTTCTGCCCCCTGCCCGTGACCAAACCGAACTTGGTTTAAGACCCCCACCAAATTTTCTTGTTTTGTGGCCCCAATTAAGTACGGTGTTGAATCCCCTACAAAACATTGAAGCTTCTGCCCTCTGCCTCCTGCCTTCTGCCTTCTTCAATAAATCAATAAGTATGTCAACGAAACATGATTTTCGGACAGTAAATCGGATTTTAGGAGAAAGACCAAGGCTAGGTCCATTCCCTGCTGACCAAATATTTGCCTGGACATTAATAGCAGTAGTCAATATATTTATCTTTAATTATCTACTGAAAACAAGTTGGCTAGGTACAGGATTAAGTATTGCTTGGGGATGGGCAACATGGTGGACAATTTCTACAAATAAAGACTTTTTCGGTAAGTTCGTCAGCGTTCCTCGGATTAGTAGGGGATATATGAAATTTCAATCAATACAACAGAATTCGGAGGTCGGAAGTCGGAAGTCGTCAGAAAAATAAGTTCTAAGTTCTAAGCTCTAGTTAAATTTCAGTGATTGGTAAAGTTATGCCAAATTCTTCTAAGAAAGTTAAAGATAAATTAGGTAAAGTAGCATTAGAAAAGGAGCAGATTAGTGTTGTGAAAATGCTCACTCCCTTTGAAGATATTATCCATTTAGCGGGTATTTGCGACCTCAACTTAGGAGGTAGGCAGGGCGTAGGCGCATTAATTCTTAAAAAAGGTGAAAATATTCAAATTAAATTCTGCTTTGATTGTTTAGGGATTCATCCGAATTTAGAATCATCGCAAATGCTGCCGATCTTTGAGGGGATAGAAGCGGGGCTAAAAGAAATTCCCGAAGGGGAAAACTTAACAATACATTTAGGTTCTTTTACGTCTGATTATCACCGACAAGAAGAACTGTCCAAGCTAGAGAGTAATTGTCAGATTGACCAATTAAAATTGTTAATACGTAGTGAAAGATTAAGGACTAAAAAACTAACGGAAAGTGGAGCGAGGAAGAATAAGTTTTTGAGACTATGGTGTACTTACACTGTTATTGATGACGATGAACGGTCTAAGGATTTTATAGAATCTCTGATTAGAAAATTAGAAAAGGGCTGGTTTCGCTTTACAGGTGAAATTCACGCCCATAACAATACTAGAATTGAAAATATTCTGCAAAATTCATTTAACGATGGATTTTTACAGTGGTCAGCTATCCTGGGCAACAAGATGAAGTTGGGGATTAGGGTTTTAAATGCTGAAGAAATTTGGTCAACAATTTGGCAACAGCTTAATTGCTCTACTCCTCCGGCAATCCCTAATCCATTAAAAATTGACCCAATAGATGGAATAGTAGAAACTCAGACGAGCGATTTTCACATCCGCCACCAGATGTTAGAGAATGAGGAGTCTGTACCATTTTTCGATAGAAAATGGGTAAAACTACAAAATAAATATATTGGGGCGCTCAACTTCAGCCAAAAGCCAGGGGGGTGGTATGACGAGCAAGCTCAATTGCGATATCTGTGGGAGTTAATTTCTAGAGATAGTATTTATGATACCGAGGTTATTTGTCAGGTAACAAAGGCAAATCAAACTATCTCTAAAACAAATCTTCAACGCATTACCAAGCAATCAATTACCAGCACTTCTTTATCTACAGAGAAAGGAAATATTGATGTCAAATCAGGCATGAATATTGAAGAAGCGGTAGAGGCGCAGAAGACAATATATAAAGGTAGTGTAGTAGTGCATACCGCAGTTGCTTTTCTCGTCCACCGCCCAACCCCACGGGAATTAGACGAAGCTTGCCGATATCTTGCCAGCTATTTCTTGCGTCCGGCGGTAGTTGACCGGGAGATTGAATACGCCTGGAAGACATGGTTGCAGTGTTGCCCATTTGTTTGGGAGCCGTTGTTAACCAAGCCTTTTAACCGCCGACTGCCATATTTTAGTTCGGAAGCACCAGGGCTGATGCCATTGATCAGGACTGCTACAGGCGATCGCAGTGGGTTTGAGTTAATCGCAGAAGAAGGGGGCACACCAGTACATTTAGACTTGTACCAAAACCACAAGAATTTGGCAGTCTTCGGCGCAACTCGTTCAGGTAAATCAGTGCTGGTGGCAGGTATTCTTACCCCGGCACTTGCACAAGATATTCCGGTAGTGGCACTAGACTATCCCAAACCAGATGGTACTTCTACATTCACCGACTACACAAATCTGCTGGGTGAAGATGGGGCATACTTTGACATCTCCAAAGAATCAAACAATCTTTTTGAACTTCCTGATTTGCGCTCTCTGGATGCAGAACTGAGAAATGAGCGATTGAACGATTTTAAGGAGTTTTTGAAATCAGTGCTGATGACAATGGTGATGGGGACGAGCATGATTGGTGTCAGTCCAACGATTACCACCAATATTGAGTCAATCATTGCTTTAGCTTTAAAAACATTTTTTAATGATGATGAAATTAAATCACGCTACAAGTCAGCAATACAAAATGGATTTGGGACTCAATATTGGAACGAGACTCCGACACTCAAAGATTTTTATAATTTTTGTTCTCCAGCTTTCATACAATTAGATTCTATTGCTAGTAAGAGTCAAGAGATTTCCGAAGCCTTAGAGCAAATCAGGCTGAGAATAAATTATTGGTTGAGTACCAGGGTAGGACAATCAATCTCATGCCCATCCAGTTTTAGAACTAATGCCAAATTGTTAGTATTCGCTTTACGTAATTTATCGAGTGAAGCTGATGCTGCCATACTCGCTCTTAGTGCATATTCTGCGGCATTACGTCGTGCATTATCATCAAAAGCTTCGATCTTCTTCCTTGATGAAGCACCAATCTTGTTTCAATTCGATGCGATAGCTTCGTTAATTGGGCGATTGTGTGCCAATGGTGCGAAGTCTGGTATCCGCGTTATTATTTCTGCCCAAGAACCAGAGACTATATATCAGAGCGCATC from the Nostoc sp. C052 genome contains:
- a CDS encoding tyrosine-type recombinase/integrase, which gives rise to MTLSLVHITAHRKAIASLPVAQAEAKLIALWLEGKASSSIRAYQRYTRRFLDFLDKPLKKVTYEDLVEYASSFGGNAESTKRIYIACAKSLISFAHKIGYLPFNVGMALKLGELPDVINERYLDEADIKLLIRAASKHLADAKTPKRQYTALRNLLIIKLLYQAGLRASEICDLTWGDLTPRGESGQVYVRKAKGSKNRTILIKPKLWAELMEFKGQALSTDAVFRSQKGGHLDRQNLHPIVKAIAQEAGLSELVSAHWLRHAHGSHAIERGTNPVLVKETLGHANLAITDRYLKARPNDSSALNLMDL
- a CDS encoding plasmid replication protein, CyRepA1 family encodes the protein MNHTPKKTGERLKGKGKRDGEELTNSSSPSPLPLPLDPGAASSTEYPNNLTAAEYHELLAGSAIHPALIKRNFFHVEGESVYDFLFISDKIPRKNAGRVTDGYLKLYQHLLLGGTWIQSLDPFKNWQPMEWGRIKPNFPRIDWQKGKPVKYESPPKTPNRVTYFDVANPIQDLVAKRYLIKRYHSLLALRLLDQLNPLIFWEWVKQHPEIPIILCEGEKKAACLLSLGFVAIALPGIWNGRVGKQDFDERLHPDLVPMAQAGRKFIILFDYETSSKTRWSVFQATVRTAKAIESAGSECEVALLPGPEKGVDDFVVARGEDANALLTAIIDDAKSLADYKRSYRAKKWGLSKYQPDVTVNVKYLSEALCIPELEEKCLRVPELYELEKEQLFTPSIKGHQRKKKSTDSGEVDSSKSKKSPTFNFPKSGLVVLWSDMGTGKTELMRWWRDQNPDARFLNNGHRVNLLKNLAERLRTAMYSDLGYTGLAQAQALSITIDSLHKLNTQSLTYGCIFIDEACQYLTHLLHSNTCKQHRAAILEVLEYIVYNAPLVVIADAHMDDLTVNFFLAMRPKGEVPYIIKNEWRNGSRTIYWYEGDNSSAIVAQISAALMLGEKVMVASDSKRFIKKLDKSFTIKYEESNSEKSHTQKKCRIWSVHSDNSGSDENVAFIKDITNAVKNFDALFTSPSLGTGVDISEYHFDLVFGVFHGVSQTATECAQQLYRYRPKVPFHIWVAPRPPFGYKDTNASKIKERLLQTNEMTAFLLRIDRETGKRGAEKDWALEAYCQIMANRHYSLNNLRDDLRSLLTEMGNTFIYVGSDSDPQSLESLKAAAQALDRAHNSAVAKAKNITLSEYRARQSKDYLDPSEIFECEKFRISDSYGIEVTESLVEMDKGGRLIRAIAGLEAILAPPEESFTDPKTGQNYPTPPTIVTQKDRNERDNLPLCIDWGNYSARWLARFNLGLHQILTSLVAGEEVTADDSTLLKMREIAIHCAAHVKAILGFTIPSDCKPIWLLGTLIEQLGLKLTFRKQGKRGQQVKLFSLSKEELEFAMHVIAHRETKRNQKENRTYYATQTPAAYSVNPNQQPVSTPPPNAIGNSHCQGEDTTEFESPPTDRTTLLHCVEILRSGISRGVEAIKGILKRWQSHLRWETVLELEAIAANELRLVESLVPEFYEWLLEEVLPMEGAG
- a CDS encoding AAA family ATPase; translated protein: MPAPLKVDLSPIEDQALLALTQAKGIPPRTQSRATVLRLSAAGWTVLKIAQYLKWHPQTVRDTIHRWYWGKLDSLWDCSRPGRRRRWHNPNIKSLLQFKISLFSYQLIFILFSYISYIYLMLFLHSHGISTTYTVKIYRQYKDEALATLTSNPYQLAADIYGIGFLRADKIAFYLGVAPDSQFRYRAGLIHVLNEAAADGHCYLPQPKLIENVIKLLTTADHTPEEDALADIIKDMALKDDLIREKSSDQTLLCYLPTYFHTEQNLAQLIQSRFCQPVAQDMPPVRAWIERFTKSHKIKLSPQQRLAVEMAAYSKVMILTGGPGCGKTFTTQTIVSLWKAMGKSIALAAPTGRAAQRLSQITQLEAKTIHCLLEFDPKTMGFLRDNQNPLPHTAIVALEASMLDLFLASSLVKAIQYGSQLLLVGDIDQLPSVGPGQILADLINSGHVPVVRLTKVFRQAQQSAIITAAHQINRSQFPTIELISDNPVSECLWHGGGHHPKHGVKAISEIITDLIPRLGYNLATDVQVLCPTSRGLLGTRNLNTVLQQLINPPSPDKVEITRGGNLLREGDRIIQLTNDYNHELFNGDFGIIKAIDPEEMEVTVQYGKHTVVRTRADLNQIALAWSFTIHQSQGSEYPVVILPIYTQPYMMLSRKQLYTALTCAKQLAIVVGSKKAISKALRSSDGQLRYTRLQQRLESAFLHPTIAI